The following are encoded in a window of Bdellovibrionota bacterium genomic DNA:
- a CDS encoding DUF2934 domain-containing protein, whose translation METVKNIFSTGAASATERKTTTPGTRPRSSRQAGMSSVAPEERQRMIAEAAYFIAERRGFWGGDPNADWLEAESQIDRLYNSR comes from the coding sequence ATGGAAACCGTAAAGAACATTTTTTCGACAGGTGCCGCTTCAGCTACAGAGCGAAAAACAACAACGCCGGGCACACGGCCTCGGAGTTCACGGCAGGCGGGGATGAGTTCCGTTGCTCCCGAAGAACGACAGCGAATGATCGCCGAAGCGGCTTACTTTATCGCCGAACGGCGAGGCTTTTGGGGCGGCGACCCCAACGCCGATTGGTTGGAAGCCGAATCGCAGATTGACCGTCTGTACAACTCGCGCTGA
- a CDS encoding ferritin-like domain-containing protein, with the protein MEKNKVIELLNKILEHELAGVVRYTHYSFMVFGYARIPIVKWLRDQASESMQHAQQIGEQITALEEHPSLKIAPLLETHKHNIDDILKESLEHEKAQLKLYHSLLEYAADQHVSLEEFTRHMIREEQEHINEVEKMLRKPS; encoded by the coding sequence ATGGAAAAGAACAAGGTCATCGAACTATTGAACAAGATTCTCGAGCATGAACTTGCCGGGGTGGTCAGGTACACGCATTATTCATTCATGGTGTTCGGCTACGCCCGGATACCGATCGTAAAGTGGCTCCGCGATCAAGCCAGCGAATCCATGCAACATGCCCAGCAGATCGGGGAACAGATCACCGCGTTGGAGGAACACCCCTCTTTGAAAATCGCCCCGCTTCTCGAAACGCATAAACATAATATCGACGACATCCTGAAAGAGAGTCTCGAACACGAAAAGGCTCAGCTTAAGCTTTATCATTCGTTGCTCGAATATGCGGCGGACCAGCACGTCTCCCTGGAGGAGTTCACCCGGCACATGATCCGGGAAGAACAAGAACACATCAACGAAGTCGAGAAAATGCTGCGCAAGCCGTCCTAA
- a CDS encoding OmpA family protein, with translation MRKEAMRHLPILLAALILFGAGNLRAQGVREGTFELGPYVGYSFPDQYGGAEPKNNLLYGLRFGYFVAPHVSFEPSYQMIFTDTKLAAPPQENVRFSSLRFNLLYNFLTEQRIQPFVTGGVGWEKTDAGALFDSNDLGVNAGAGVRFVITDYLAARLDGRFVYAEIDGLGDLRQYNYEGALGISFLFGGQPATDTDADGVKDKKDECPNTPAGATVDAKGCPSDADGDAVHDGIDKCPDTIKGATVDAAGCPADADKDGVFDGPDQCADTPEGTAVDEKGCPKDQDGDGVLNETDQCPDTPKDTKVDEKGCPADTDGDTVTDDKDLCPDTAKGTEIDEKGCPKVTKSRGVLKGINFKFGKAELTPESTKILDEVAAELTAWPKVRAEVQGHTDNTGPVDVNLRMSNARAKSVMDYLVSKGVDASRLEAKGYGMSKPIGNNKTKAGRAQNRRVELNWID, from the coding sequence TTGAGAAAGGAAGCCATGCGACATCTCCCCATCCTTTTGGCCGCTCTGATCCTCTTCGGTGCGGGTAATCTGCGCGCCCAAGGCGTGCGGGAAGGTACGTTCGAGCTGGGTCCTTACGTCGGCTACAGCTTCCCGGACCAATACGGCGGGGCCGAACCGAAAAACAATCTGCTTTACGGCCTTCGTTTCGGTTATTTCGTCGCGCCTCACGTTAGTTTCGAGCCGTCCTATCAAATGATTTTCACGGATACGAAGCTTGCCGCACCCCCGCAAGAGAATGTTCGTTTCAGTTCATTGCGATTTAACCTCCTCTATAATTTTCTCACGGAACAACGGATCCAACCCTTTGTGACCGGTGGAGTCGGTTGGGAAAAAACCGATGCGGGCGCACTGTTTGACTCCAATGATCTGGGAGTAAACGCCGGCGCCGGCGTCCGTTTCGTGATCACGGACTACCTGGCCGCCCGTTTGGACGGGCGGTTTGTCTACGCCGAGATCGATGGGCTGGGCGATCTTCGCCAATACAACTACGAAGGCGCTCTCGGAATTTCATTTCTCTTCGGCGGGCAGCCGGCGACCGATACGGACGCCGACGGTGTAAAAGATAAGAAGGATGAATGTCCCAACACTCCGGCGGGAGCGACGGTCGATGCGAAAGGCTGTCCGAGCGATGCCGACGGAGACGCCGTTCATGACGGGATCGACAAATGCCCCGATACGATCAAAGGGGCGACGGTCGATGCGGCCGGTTGCCCTGCGGACGCGGACAAGGATGGAGTGTTCGACGGCCCGGATCAATGCGCGGACACGCCTGAAGGAACCGCGGTCGATGAAAAAGGTTGTCCGAAAGACCAAGACGGCGACGGTGTTTTGAATGAAACAGACCAGTGCCCGGATACGCCGAAGGACACCAAGGTCGACGAGAAGGGTTGTCCCGCCGACACCGACGGCGACACCGTGACCGACGACAAAGATCTCTGTCCCGACACGGCTAAAGGAACCGAAATCGACGAAAAGGGCTGCCCCAAAGTCACGAAGTCGCGGGGAGTTCTCAAGGGCATTAACTTCAAGTTCGGAAAGGCGGAGCTGACGCCGGAATCGACAAAAATTCTGGATGAGGTCGCCGCCGAACTCACGGCATGGCCGAAAGTGCGGGCGGAGGTTCAGGGACATACCGACAATACGGGCCCGGTGGACGTCAATTTGAGGATGTCGAACGCCCGAGCCAAGTCCGTCATGGATTATTTGGTTTCGAAGGGCGTGGACGCTTCACGTCTGGAGGCCAAAGGGTACGGCATGAGCAAGCCGATCGGCAACAACAAGACGAAAGCCGGGCGCGCCCAAAACCGCCGCGTCGAACTCAATTGGATTGACTGA
- a CDS encoding alpha/beta hydrolase produces the protein MIGTKSIFTFLMLALAGCTNVFYQPSREKYFTPSEKAGAEPEEVFFQSPDGPRLHGWFFSSKKSPSQGTVIQFHGNAENMTSHFLSTAWVIRYGYNLFTFDYRGYGQSEGAPYPAGVHLDALAALNEVKRRAVGPVIVYGQSLGGAIALRALEDWGGRTDVQAIVIESSFLSYRKIARQKLADYWLTWPFQWMSALLVSDSHSPKKKILELAPIPILVVHGTEDPIVPFKFGKAIFDAAGEPKCLWPIASTVHGHLMNTEQGRLRQPMVDFFERRSCPVSQSN, from the coding sequence ATGATTGGAACGAAATCAATCTTTACCTTCTTGATGCTGGCGCTGGCCGGCTGTACGAACGTCTTTTACCAGCCGTCCCGTGAAAAGTACTTCACCCCCTCCGAAAAAGCCGGAGCGGAACCGGAAGAAGTATTTTTCCAGAGTCCGGACGGACCTCGCCTCCACGGCTGGTTTTTCTCGTCCAAAAAGTCTCCCTCTCAAGGGACGGTCATTCAGTTTCACGGAAATGCCGAGAACATGACGAGCCATTTCCTTTCCACGGCGTGGGTCATCCGCTACGGCTACAATCTCTTTACGTTCGATTATCGCGGATACGGACAATCCGAGGGCGCCCCCTACCCGGCCGGCGTCCATCTGGATGCCCTGGCCGCCTTGAACGAGGTGAAGCGGCGCGCCGTTGGGCCCGTCATTGTCTACGGCCAAAGCCTGGGCGGCGCCATCGCTCTTCGCGCGCTGGAAGATTGGGGCGGCCGCACGGATGTCCAAGCCATCGTGATTGAAAGTTCTTTTCTTTCGTACCGGAAAATAGCCCGGCAAAAGCTGGCCGATTATTGGCTGACCTGGCCTTTTCAGTGGATGAGCGCCCTGCTGGTTTCCGACAGCCACAGTCCGAAAAAAAAGATACTGGAGTTGGCGCCCATCCCCATTCTGGTGGTGCACGGTACGGAAGATCCGATCGTCCCCTTCAAATTCGGCAAAGCCATTTTTGATGCGGCGGGTGAGCCGAAATGCTTGTGGCCTATCGCCAGCACCGTTCACGGGCACTTGATGAATACCGAACAGGGCCGCCTGCGGCAGCCGATGGTCGATTTTTTCGAGCGGCGGAGCTGTCCGGTCAGTCAATCCAATTGA
- a CDS encoding DUF4105 domain-containing protein, which produces MFGRCRPSAWLIFFLGSLLAPLFTGAVAAGDDSTAVYLSDLQARAREKKLADSRYWQLLLRYMPRLLGGVKSEADDPTFFLASDGKTDPRAELDATLTAFFFPEETNPERQHPQCRFRGRYGWLKKELDFDPARLREYPCPRFEEWRSNIDAHGLSLLFSSYYVNNPASMFGHTLVRFDRVEESDSPDLLAYATNYAGATGDDNGIFFAVKGLIGSYHGEFSVYPYYFKVQEYANFESRDIWEYKLNIPSERAGPVIEHLWEIGHSYFDYYFFDENCSYHLLGLIEVADPKLRLRDHWGVFVAPSDTVKRIQSQAGLVRSITYRPSLLSQLKQRRAGLNSSEDKKLRGLVHRELSLDDPELSSLAPERKALVADAAIDYLFYKNRTRRTPFQRKLLQERSHLPDNPPVESEPLSTPPHEGHDTKRVGASFGVNKDDTFEEFRFRGAFHDLLARDEGYPADSEIEALRLAFRYYNKERAFRVEDAALINIFSIYPSDLLIVKPSWNVSFGLETLRNDDCGRCNDAFLRGGAGLATDRHLMKREVYYIFANANFEASPWSEVDFRLGPQATAGILVDVFEWWKLHLRGSFDYSPLGAPDVDYSGSLDQRLAWTKNTEFRLEATKFKRGAEALLALHYYF; this is translated from the coding sequence ATGTTCGGGCGGTGTAGACCATCCGCATGGCTCATCTTCTTTTTGGGATCGCTTCTGGCTCCCCTTTTCACCGGCGCGGTTGCGGCCGGCGATGACTCAACTGCCGTCTACTTGAGCGACCTTCAAGCCCGGGCCCGTGAAAAAAAACTGGCCGACAGCCGCTATTGGCAGTTGCTGCTTCGCTACATGCCGAGGCTTCTGGGGGGCGTTAAAAGCGAGGCGGACGATCCTACGTTTTTTCTCGCGTCTGACGGGAAAACAGACCCGCGAGCCGAGCTGGATGCCACGCTTACCGCATTTTTCTTTCCTGAAGAAACGAATCCGGAGCGACAGCATCCCCAGTGCCGTTTCCGGGGACGTTACGGTTGGTTGAAAAAAGAACTCGATTTTGATCCCGCGCGCCTCCGGGAGTACCCCTGCCCGCGATTTGAGGAATGGCGATCGAACATCGACGCGCATGGCCTTTCGCTGCTCTTCTCCTCGTATTATGTGAACAACCCCGCTTCAATGTTCGGCCACACCCTCGTCCGTTTCGACCGGGTCGAAGAGAGCGACTCGCCTGACTTGCTTGCCTATGCGACCAACTATGCCGGCGCTACGGGAGACGACAACGGGATCTTCTTCGCCGTGAAGGGATTGATCGGCAGTTACCACGGCGAATTTTCAGTCTATCCCTATTATTTCAAGGTCCAGGAATATGCGAATTTCGAAAGCCGGGATATTTGGGAGTACAAGCTGAACATCCCCTCCGAACGCGCCGGCCCGGTCATCGAGCACCTGTGGGAAATCGGGCATTCCTATTTCGATTACTATTTTTTTGATGAAAATTGCTCGTACCACCTTCTCGGCCTCATCGAAGTGGCCGATCCAAAACTCCGGCTCCGAGATCACTGGGGTGTTTTCGTGGCTCCATCGGACACCGTAAAGCGCATCCAGTCACAGGCCGGCCTGGTCCGTTCGATCACGTACCGGCCCTCACTTTTAAGCCAACTTAAGCAGCGCCGGGCCGGACTCAACTCTTCGGAAGACAAAAAACTCCGGGGTTTGGTGCACCGCGAACTTTCGCTCGACGACCCTGAGTTGTCCTCGCTTGCACCCGAACGTAAAGCTCTCGTAGCGGATGCGGCCATCGATTATCTGTTTTATAAGAATCGGACGAGACGAACTCCCTTCCAACGAAAGCTCTTACAGGAGCGCAGCCATCTTCCGGATAACCCGCCGGTCGAGAGCGAGCCGCTTTCCACGCCACCCCATGAAGGACACGACACGAAAAGAGTGGGCGCTTCTTTCGGCGTCAACAAAGACGACACGTTCGAGGAGTTCCGATTCCGGGGCGCTTTCCACGATTTGCTCGCCAGAGACGAGGGCTATCCGGCGGATTCCGAGATCGAAGCTCTCCGTCTGGCGTTTCGTTACTACAATAAAGAGAGGGCGTTCCGCGTGGAGGACGCCGCGCTCATCAACATCTTCTCGATTTATCCGTCCGATCTCTTGATCGTAAAACCATCCTGGAATGTTTCTTTCGGCCTGGAAACGCTTCGCAATGACGATTGCGGCCGTTGCAACGATGCTTTCTTAAGGGGCGGCGCCGGACTCGCGACCGACCGGCACCTCATGAAACGTGAAGTCTATTACATCTTCGCGAATGCCAACTTTGAAGCCTCTCCCTGGTCGGAAGTCGATTTCCGCCTCGGCCCCCAGGCCACGGCCGGAATCCTCGTGGACGTGTTCGAATGGTGGAAACTTCATCTCCGCGGATCATTTGATTACTCTCCCCTCGGCGCCCCGGACGTCGATTATTCCGGCAGTTTGGATCAACGATTGGCCTGGACCAAGAACACGGAATTCCGCCTCGAAGCCACGAAGTTCAAACGCGGAGCCGAGGCGCTTTTGGCTCTTCATTATTACTTTTAA
- a CDS encoding DUF3015 family protein, with amino-acid sequence MKKLALLTLAAVALTSTAFADELGMRKGGYGMGGCGLGSMVFEKNSKVSQVFAATTNGSFGTQTFGITSGTSNCTGGGTVKLDKQQEVFVSMNFETLTNEMSRGQGETLAAFSHLLGCQDSAQFGKFTQSKFDSVFSKAETPEELLGAVKGEVASNAELACHS; translated from the coding sequence ATGAAGAAGTTAGCACTATTGACGCTGGCGGCGGTAGCCCTCACGTCGACGGCGTTCGCCGATGAGCTTGGCATGAGAAAAGGAGGCTATGGAATGGGAGGCTGCGGCTTGGGCAGCATGGTGTTCGAGAAAAACTCGAAGGTGAGCCAGGTCTTCGCGGCCACGACCAACGGATCGTTCGGTACACAGACGTTCGGCATCACCTCCGGCACGTCCAACTGCACGGGCGGCGGAACCGTGAAACTGGACAAACAGCAGGAAGTGTTCGTCAGCATGAACTTTGAAACGCTGACCAACGAAATGTCGAGAGGCCAGGGCGAAACATTGGCCGCTTTCTCACATTTACTGGGCTGTCAGGACAGCGCTCAGTTTGGAAAGTTCACGCAGTCGAAGTTTGACAGCGTATTCAGCAAAGCGGAAACACCCGAAGAGCTGTTGGGCGCCGTAAAGGGCGAAGTCGCCTCGAACGCGGAACTAGCCTGCCACAGCTAA
- a CDS encoding class I SAM-dependent methyltransferase, producing the protein MLGVFCSRSFLARYRKAVLAEANGEVLEIGFGTGLNLPHYPAEKVAKITAIDTNVGMRNLAHDRMMSSSIPVEHVLVGGDALPMPDNSYDTVVSTWVLCSIKENVQGALKELYRVLKPNGKFIFLEHGLSPDPKVRAWQDRLNPIQVIIADGCHLNRDVKGLISQAGFQFEKLREYYLEKTPKVGGYMYEGVATKK; encoded by the coding sequence TTGCTGGGTGTTTTCTGCTCGAGGTCGTTTCTTGCGCGGTATCGGAAGGCGGTTTTGGCGGAGGCGAACGGCGAAGTCCTGGAGATCGGCTTCGGCACGGGACTGAACCTTCCCCATTACCCGGCAGAAAAGGTCGCCAAAATCACGGCCATCGACACAAACGTGGGGATGCGTAACCTGGCTCACGACCGCATGATGTCGTCTTCGATTCCGGTGGAGCATGTGTTGGTGGGCGGGGATGCGCTTCCGATGCCCGACAATTCGTACGACACGGTCGTCAGCACGTGGGTTCTTTGCAGCATCAAAGAAAACGTTCAGGGAGCGCTCAAAGAACTCTACCGGGTCCTGAAACCGAACGGAAAATTCATTTTTCTGGAGCATGGCCTGAGCCCGGATCCGAAAGTGCGGGCCTGGCAGGACCGGTTAAACCCGATTCAGGTCATCATCGCCGACGGCTGCCATCTCAACCGCGATGTGAAAGGACTGATCTCGCAGGCCGGTTTTCAGTTCGAGAAACTCCGCGAATATTACCTCGAAAAGACGCCGAAAGTGGGCGGGTACATGTACGAAGGGGTCGCGACGAAAAAATGA
- a CDS encoding isoprenylcysteine carboxylmethyltransferase family protein: MLAAIVINATQPSVQFTELARTIPTGGANNFCLYVAGIICFLVPVLDRAFLSKSEASLLNPMSLGGLVLMLVGMSWRLWSIASLGSAFSSVAEIRPAQTIVTTGPYRYLRHPSYFGSIVMFVGIDVLLQSMWGGLATVAILIPAYLFRMRVEEAMLLDEFGEQYQAYQRTTRGLIPYIF, translated from the coding sequence GTGCTCGCCGCTATAGTCATCAACGCGACGCAACCCTCTGTCCAATTCACCGAACTGGCCAGAACAATCCCCACCGGCGGTGCGAACAACTTTTGTCTTTATGTCGCCGGCATTATTTGTTTTCTAGTTCCCGTACTCGACCGGGCCTTTCTCTCCAAATCCGAGGCCTCACTGCTGAACCCAATGTCGCTTGGTGGCCTTGTCTTGATGCTCGTCGGAATGTCGTGGCGACTGTGGTCAATTGCATCACTCGGATCCGCCTTTTCTTCCGTTGCAGAAATTCGGCCTGCCCAGACCATCGTCACAACCGGACCCTACCGATATCTCCGGCATCCGAGCTACTTCGGCTCTATTGTCATGTTTGTCGGAATTGATGTACTCCTGCAAAGCATGTGGGGTGGCCTGGCCACGGTCGCGATCCTCATCCCAGCGTACTTGTTTCGTATGCGTGTCGAGGAAGCGATGTTGCTTGATGAATTCGGTGAACAATACCAGGCGTACCAACGAACTACTCGAGGACTGATTCCGTATATTTTCTGA